In Kocuria turfanensis, a single genomic region encodes these proteins:
- a CDS encoding IclR family transcriptional regulator translates to MANSPSGESVLERADRILAAFTAEEPRLTGAGIAARAGLPPATAHRLVREMARRGWLDRVEGGRYVVGTRLWELANRSSRELGLAQAARPFMGDIHAVLRQHVQLGIVEGREVLLVERLSHPRAVPVRSAVAGRLPLHLSATGLVLLAHAPEEFRESYLEGPLPALTELSPTDPGVLAEELARIRVAGHALQTGYLETDTAGIAVPVRGRGEQVVAGLGVITPAGDPAARAGAIVQALHTAAHGIRRTLRETRRDTAG, encoded by the coding sequence ATGGCCAACTCACCCAGCGGGGAGTCCGTGCTCGAGCGCGCGGACCGCATCCTCGCGGCCTTCACGGCGGAGGAGCCCCGGCTGACCGGGGCCGGCATCGCCGCCCGCGCGGGGCTGCCCCCGGCCACGGCGCACCGCCTGGTGCGGGAGATGGCCCGCCGGGGGTGGCTCGACCGCGTCGAGGGCGGACGCTACGTCGTCGGCACCCGGCTGTGGGAGCTGGCCAACCGGTCCTCCCGGGAGCTGGGCCTGGCGCAGGCCGCCCGCCCGTTCATGGGGGACATCCACGCGGTGCTGCGCCAGCACGTGCAGCTCGGCATCGTGGAGGGCCGGGAGGTGCTGCTGGTGGAACGGCTGTCCCACCCGCGGGCGGTGCCCGTCCGCTCCGCGGTGGCGGGACGGCTGCCCCTGCACCTCTCGGCCACGGGCCTGGTGCTGCTGGCCCACGCCCCCGAGGAGTTCCGGGAGAGCTACCTCGAGGGCCCGCTCCCCGCGCTCACCGAGCTCTCGCCCACGGACCCGGGGGTGCTCGCGGAGGAACTGGCCCGCATCCGGGTCGCCGGGCACGCCCTGCAGACGGGCTACCTGGAGACCGACACGGCCGGCATCGCCGTCCCCGTGCGCGGCCGGGGCGAGCAGGTGGTGGCGGGACTGGGGGTGATCACCCCCGCCGGCGACCCCGCCGCGCGGGCCGGGGCCATCGTCCAGGCCCTGCACACCGCGGCGCACGGCATCCGGCGCACGCTCCGGGAGACCCGCCGGGACACGGCCGGCTGA